A stretch of DNA from Drosophila virilis strain 15010-1051.87 chromosome 5, Dvir_AGI_RSII-ME, whole genome shotgun sequence:
cacgctctctctctctctctctctctacccGCTCATGGCTCGTTGGCGCATTTCAAAGCTTGGCGCGGATTTTTGTTTGCCCAAGCGCTTTAAATTAAACGTGTGAAACTCCGCACAGgggcgactgctgctgctgcctgtgaGGTCCTGCTCAAAGGTTGATTTACCTTTGATTTATTGTGTATACTGtaccatataaatatatatgtgtatatacatatatatgtagccAGTGCTGACATTGAAGTAAGTTTCTCAAGCGTATACCAGCTATTGTGCCCAAAACCCCAAGCACACAGTTCCAGGCCTTAAGTAGCTTTCGGTTTCAAGTGCTCAGCCCGGGAAGGGAGCAATCTTGCCGAGCACACACCCAACCATCAGCTGGATACCCCATTAATAGACGCTCCAATGAGCGTCCACGTTTTAGGCAAGTCAAGGCTAAAGTAATTAAAGATGGCACAAGTCGATCGTTGAAATGTTTGAAAAAGTCTGTTTAATGGTACAGGGTGTGACCAGGCCCAAATAAAGCTATTTGTGTTTGATTCGTGGTTTCAGATAAAACTATTCAATTAGAGCAATAAAAACTGTGTTTACCTTAATTTTTCAACGTTTTAGAAGAAATCAATttagagtgctctagtcgggagtgttcCACTGTGAGAAATAGCTTAAGCTCAGCGTCAAGTTGCgtttgcaaacattttaacTTTCTTTTatatgcacaaacacaaaatcGAAAAGTCTTGCggtaaaattgaaaaaagtatGGCCAAATATGTGTAAATACACAAAGCCCAAATTTATGCCTACAAAAAACAGTGTGTCTTGTTCTTTTAAGCTCTGATATATGCTAAACAAACCGCATATCGATACATTTTCATATCGATTCCATGCAATTGGGacatgttatcgataattaaaAACAGATTTTATCAGCGCTCAAGTCGCCATCTTACAAAAGTTCTTCAGAaaaaaactattattattGCAATAGTTAATTTATGATTTAAGGGCTGCCAGTTTAAAAATGCTCAAGTCGAAAACTGTGCAATACTTAATCCCAAGACATTAAGCCGCTGCCTAAGCCAAAAATTGTGCAGCTTTAGtatttcttttgtattttttttttttaaccatttgtaattgcatttagacacacgcacacacacatatgcatacttCTTAGTATTCGGTTTTCAGCTTGGCGGGATTAGTGCCACTAATTGCCGATGCtgcgctgcctctgctgctgctgccgctggcaaATGACGCTGCAATCTTGTTAAATGCGCAGCGAGacttaaaaatcaattatggATGCGCAAGCGGCGCATTTATGGCACGCAAGGTGTTTAGAACAGGTAGAATACGGGATTGATGTGCACCTGTAATGGCTTAGTATTGACCTTGTCGCTAGTCTCTTTACCTGTTGgctacaaaattattttattggcTTTTCcccagcaacaatagcaaatgcaataaaatttcaagttgttggccattttcaaagaaagcaaagacaacaacaaaacataacaCGAAAATGGAGAGAGCGCGGCTGCATGTgactgtgtgtctgtgtgtgtaggtgtgggAGCGCgcgcgagagagtgagagagcgcaAGCCGAGCTTAACGCTTtgtaatatgtatgtatatataagacaACAATGCGCTTTCATATGAGAAACTGGCaagaaaaataactaaaaaggGCTGTTGAAAACAGGTGGGAAATGAATATATGCAAAACACGCAAAGCaaacatacaacaaaataaagtctagaacaggcaaataaacaaacgcCAACGGTGACGACTGAGTGAGTCAcggtcacacacacacacatgcatagcAAGTGGCAgccagagagacagacagagagagagagagaagacaGCGCCCcaaaacagacggacatatcATGTAAATGTATCGTACGCCTGCCACAGGTCTGTTTGAGGGGCAAGGGGGGAGGGTTTGGGGTCAGCTAATAGTGTTggttaattaataattaaaggGAGACTCACCCGTTGGCAGAATGGCATTGTTCTCGCGTCGCCATGTGATGGTCGGTGTTGGATAACCGCTGGCATAACACTCCATTTGCACCTCGCTGCCCTCGCTGGCCACAATCGATTGAGTTGAATTGTCGGAGATGACGGGCGGTCGACGCACCGATAGCTTCACACTGGCGCTCACCTTGTGCACGGTGGAGATGACCACCTGACAGGTGTAGGTGCCCGCATCTGTTTCCTGTATGTCCTTGATCTGCAGCTTGTATGTGGAAGAGTTGGGATCGTAGCGCAGCGAGAAGCGCGAATCTTTAATCACAAGCGTTGAGCCCGTTGAGAGGAAGACGGCATCTGAGTCTGTCTTGAGGAAGAGCACATTATATTCTTTGGCATACTGCACCGAGCAGTCGAATTCAACAGTGCCGCCAATATCCTTGATCTGCTCCTGCGTAATGTACGAAATTGTGGGCGTTCTCTGCGCCTGTGCGTGCGTGGCGAGtgcaatcagcagcagcagcagtgcatGCCACAAATTGTTAATCTTCAGGTGCTCAGCTTGCCACATTCTTGTGCTTTTTGGAGtacagaaatataaatatatatatattgcaccACACCCTACGGCTGATTATTTGTACGTCGGCTGCAACAGTAAATTTTAAACTGTTGAAGAAAAGCTGCCGCTGAGCTATTTGGCGCTGCGCTCTGGGACGCCCGAAGACGTGaccaaacaaaaatagttAGCTTTGGCTCTTTTCGTTGCACGGCACAGCGCGGATGCTGTTCGCTAGACACACACTTGTTAGCTCGCTCTAAGCTGGTTTTTCTCGACTCTcggtatgcgtgtgtgtgtgcgcgcgcgcgctctTACTCTCTTTCACTGATGTCTGTGTAAGCCGAGTTTACTAATTTATACTTTTAAGCACACGCGAGAGCCACAACAAATTTAAGACGTCCGCACGATTCGACTGTCACAACACAAATGATTCGAGTGAGGCGCGCCGCAGCCGGCGCTTGCGTAAATGATACACCACTGTTAACCCGCCGTTAACAGGTTCTGTTATGTTATACTTAACAGCACCGGCTGTGCGCGCATTTTGCGTCACTGTTATTGCAACTCATTTATGCGTTAATGTTAACTAACATAATTGCGTTAACAGAATGTTATAAACGTgcttatcgataactatctTGTAAGGCGGgctatttttcatttttaaataaatcaaattactATCTATGTTtagaattgtttaaaatgtatttttatttacttttctccttttttttgtaatattctTCATTATTCAGTGGTTATTTATGTATAATGTCTATAAATGTctgattttgtttatcatCTCTTTGTTCTTCATCTTTCTGTGCTGGTTGTATGCATTgcgattatattttataacatttttgtatgaatGCATATTATAAATTGATATTAATAGTAATTTAAATAGCATCGACATAACATTGGATACCTTAATGTCGAATAACTTTTCAAAACTCGAAATAAAACTCaaacataaaatgcaatatCCAAAATATTGTATAAACTTTGGAAAGTCCGCgtcatattatatatgttcatAATTTCACGTAGTTCCTGGCTAAAGATTTCGTACTtcatgttattattatatcgTATATCAAAgtgtttgtttaaatatttattgtactGCTGTCCTCTTTGGGGAAGTATAAGGAATCAGCATTTAGAATTTGATTTTAGTTTTACGTTCTTTTTTTCAACAAGTCGCTAGTTGCTAAGTacataaatgtgtatatagtatttgtatttgtatttgtattatgtGTTTGATTTTCATTCTTGTTAAATATGTAATAAATAGTTGCACAACTCCAACGTGCAATAAAGCGCATTCAAAAAAGAAATCCAGCTAAACATAACGATAGAGATTCAAGAGAATTGCGACTTCAAATGCAAGTCttataaaatttttcaatttttgttacaTAGATTTCCTGTTCACAAATCAATGTGTACGTATCTACGTATagaagtatatatttatggataaatatatatatatatatatatatatgtgtatgcccgccaaaataaattataatgctTTATAAGATAGTACAGACTAAAGtagtcaataaataaattgctcTAGATCAACATAAGtgttaagtttttaaaaagCTAAGCGCCGATCCGCActaagtgtatatatttatatatatatatatgttccaACGTTGGATCCACAgcgtgtttttttgttttttttttgtttgtattttccatttatatatatattttttctttagttattttGTGAATTGAGACTCCATTGTGCAAACTGCTCCTGCCATTGGCTATTCGCATTtgcctgaaaaacaaattcagaAATTATTAgaaaagcacacaaaaaataaattaaatattttttttatataaagtaAGGTAAATAGCTACCCAAACGCTACGCTGTGGCATGCAAATATATCAAAGAGTGGAAATAAAAACAGatatgccataaatatatagagtATAAATCGGTTTACAACTACACAAGCTACAtatatagtaaatatatatatatttattgttgtttacgTTTATATTTGAGTGCATGTTTTGtggaaacgaaaaaaaaaaacaaatacaaaaccaacaacaataaaaagaaaaacaaaaatacatcaaTAATTGGCTCTATAAGGATTTCAATGCGAAATCCTTTACCTTTTCATTCCATTCGGGATTATAGGATTGAGTTTCATCAAAATCTGAAATTGTATCAATTTGCATAAGAATCAGTTTTATTTCAAAGCTTAACCCAAAACAAAGCTAAACCTTCTTCTGTTTATCTTTTAACGAGCAACCAACACGAACagtctaaatatatatagatacattaAGATATTATCTCTAGATACATTGGAGTTCTGAATGTGCCGCATGAGAGATGCCAAATGGACGGAGTTGAGTGGAGGACACGACAGAGATTCAGCGGCGGGCGGGGGTACTCGGAACTGATTTGCATCGATGAAGTCGCATTCTAGCTAAGCCAGACtagcagatatatatatatatatatatatatatatatatatatatatatatatatatatatttatatgaggacATGTGTGACGCATGGAGAGTAGAAGACAGCGGCGTAGTCAAGGCGCATTTAAGGGGGGGTTTAATAGaaccatatatattttcgataaaagtgaaattgaaatgcaaagtTTCGTATAAAGTATAGAGTCTAGAGTCTagtttatatagatatagaatatagatatAGTTTAGAGTAGAGAGATTGAGCCTGTTCTCTATAGGTTAATGGAACTTGAACTAAAAAGATCCCAGCTGTGGGTTCGAACCTCAGGCTGGAtttgtaatattattattgcatAAGTCTGTCCAGCTGGCTGATTTCTTCGAAGCTCGAGACGTGTAAAAGTGTATAAGGTCTGTTGGCTATATCCATATTCAGATCTTAGCATATAAATGACTGAAGATCTTCAAAGATTGTGCCTACATATATAATCCAGTCCAGCCGTAAACAGAGTCTTGATTGTGCACAAGATTGTAAACAGTTTGGTTAactatttatttcaaataaatccCTCTTATAAACAGCTCGACTACGCCACTGGAAAGATGTTGAACTACGAATGAATCAGATTTGTGGAAATAGATAGAATCGCGATTTAAGCTGAAAGTGAAGCGAATGTCAAAGAACTGGCAACTACATTTGAGATGAGCGAAAGgcatacaataaaatatattttatataaatatatatatttgcatatcaaAATTTTACCTGAACAACGCGTGAAcctacaaaaatgtttttcaattctcttgtttttgtttttttatatattcaaactaTATTTCATAATGTAAGCGTGCATTATCAACTGCAGCTCATCGATTGTCTCACCGATCTCGTGCAGTGCCGGAAACCCGGCCTCGTCGTCGTCGATAAAGAGCTCGGGATGGTGGCGATAGGCGAGCAGGCGATTTAGCTGGGACTGCTCCTCGCTCTGGCCGAAATTATAATCGAATTCATCATCGAAGGGATCTGTATaaaggggcgtggcagcttCAGGAGCGGCAGCACCCTCGCACTCAAGATCCTCGTCGGTGCGAAAGATCTCCTCGTAAGCCAGACAATCGCAGTCGCCGCAGCCGGCCGGAACGGATTCGCGGCCCTCGATGTGGCGATACTCTTGAAATGGGATTCGTTCGTATGGATACGAGagaggtattttttttttgatttttttttttttttttggtagtgaaagtaaaaatgttaaacaatAAAGAACAACTGAATTGCACATTCAACATTTGCAGCAATTTTTCTTATGCCGTCTATTTGGGAAAtaatctataagaaaaataacagaaaatgttgagaaaaaccaaaaaatcaaaaaaaaactagaggAAAGGGGGGAGGGTAGAGAGTTGGTCGCAACGACGAAGGACGGAAACGGAGTCGACGTGAAGGACTTACCCAAAGGCATAATGAAACGAGCCGGCGGCAAGAATTGTTCTGAAAAAGGACAAGGACAACGAACAAGGAAAAGCAcaaagaacacacacacagcaaagcatagacacagagagaaagagagagagcgtgttagaaagagagagagagatagagaatATTCCATATATTAGTTAGGTGCGAGTGGGTGTGGCAGTGGCCAGTGGACTCTAAAAGCGGGGTGCTTCAACTAATTTggtgccaaaaataaataaatctaacACAGCTCTAAAAACGAGTGCAAATTGCAGGTGCAAGTTCTAGGCCATATCTCTATATagatatctctatatatatagatagatttTATACACATTCTATAttccaagcagcagcagagcgagcgagcgagtggGCGTTGGTTTCAGGCGGGAAATAAGATCTCGATTTggtttcgatttcgattttttttttttgtcagggTTATTCCCGCGATTTACCTGCATTCAGATCGCTGACCATTGTCGAAATGGCCGACGTTATGTTGTCGGCAGTCGCGTTCAGCTCCGCGTCGGCATTGGGATTGGCATTCAATATGGGCGGCGGGGCTGTGAAgccatatacatgtatatatatatatataaaagcgaGAGATATTGTTTGGGATGAGCCAAGCTTCTGTGCTTCACAGAGCTGCAAGCGTATCACGAATTACGATCGATTGATTATCGATCTAATTATCAAAGGCATTCAGTCAATAGCAATTGAAAATAATCGCTGATATGTCACGTATTAGGAGTCTTCTCGAAAATCTCttttaaattccatttaattgatttacgAATCGAATGATCGATCGATTAATTATTGACATAATTATCTAAGCATTCAGACGATTGCAATTGGAAATGATCGCTTTTTTCACTTAAATATGTCTAAAAATGATTCTTTTTGAGAATCTCTTTTAAATTCGGATTAATTGTTTTAGGAATTACGATTAATCGTTATCGATATAATTATCATTACTCGAACTCAGATCCTAGTTGTTCTAATGCTTTACCGAGGATCGCCTTTTAAGATTATAATAGAATTTATTCCATATTGAATCACGCACGAATGCCTGATCGTGACACGCGAGCAGCTTCCAAGCGAAGTGTGTGTTGGTCAGTGAACAGTGTTGGGCAGTGGCAAGTGAGGGCGGTGTTCAGTGAGCGTAAGAGcgtaaagagagagagcgagagatggATAAACCTAACGACCAATTTGTGATGCAGTCAACCTAAACAAAGGCAACAGTTACACTTTAATCCAACccaacccaaacccaaacccaaacccaaagcGAATCCCTAGTAGATCCTTGGGCTACAGGCGCAGGCAATACTCACTTGCACTGCCGTTGGCGGCAAAGGCGCTACGCATGTCGCTGCTGATCTGGTTGAGCTGCTCCAGCTGGCTCTGGCTGAAGGGTCCGTGGCCGAGGCCCGGCGAGGATTGACTTTGCtgtgccgcctgctgctgctgctgctgctgcaacagctgttgctgtgtGGAGCGCAGCATCGgatgctgttgcagctgttgcaactGCTGGGCATGCAGGGCGCTCATCGGCGTGGTGCCCAGGACGCCAGCTGATGTTGTCGCCGTGCCACCTGGCATGGGCGGCGATTTGCCGGATCGTGGACTGGAATTGGGCGTGGAGCGCGGCGAGGCAGTCTGTTGATTCTTGAGCATGCGCATCAGGCCCTCCAGCTGTTCCATCAGTTGCCGCCGCGAATCCTGCAGCGCGCCCAAATGCCCCTCCAACTCGCCCTTGCGCTGCCGCAGGGCGCGCAGCTCATTGATCAGCGCCGGATTCTCGGGCGCCATTTGCTCAGTCTCCTGCTGGCGGCGCAGGCGCGCGATTTCGCGCATTATCTCCTTGTTCTTCGACTCCAGCTGGGCGATGAGCTCGCGCTGCGCACGCGAATTATCCGTGCCAATGGGCGTGATGCTCTCCGCATTGGGCATGTTGGAGGgctgcgagagagagagggcagaGTTTAAGTCgagatatagatatgtattTAACTGGTACTTACAGCGCGATTCTCCTGGGCCAGGCGCGCGGCATAGCGTGCAATCAGGCGATGCTCCTCATCGTTGGCCGAGGCGGCCGCTACGCGGGACATGGTCGTGTCCAGGCTGCGTCCGGTGGCGCGCGAATCCAGCGTACTGGAACGATCAAAGATGCCCGGATGTCCGGGCCCCGGACCAGAGCCGGAACCGGGACCGGGACCGTGCAAGTGGCCTAGCGTTGGATCGGAGAAGCCATTGTGCGAGGGTAACGGCGATGGCGGCACAATGTGCGATAAATTGAGTGTCTTTTCGGGCTGGTCGGGGAATCGTGGCAACACTTGCGTCGTCTTCTCGGGCACACACCGAAAGCTCTTGCGCAAGGAGTGACCAATCTGTTTGCTGGGCGACTTGTAGCTCGAGTACTCCTTGACCTCGTGATCGTTCTGATGGTTCAGTGATGTCTTGCCATGCCAAAAGCACTCCTGGCACAATTGGTAGGCGTGACACCGCTGACAACGATAACGAAATCCGGTAAAGTTTTCCTTATGGCAAACAGAACAGATCGTCGGATGCACAATTGTCTCAACCGTGGCCAGCCGATGCAATAACGGCAGCCAGACGAGACACGATGGCCCCGGTTCGGACATAAGTGTTGCCATGAAATCATTCACGGTGACCTTATTCTCGGCCGGAAATATCTCCTCCTCCAGCCCGTCCTTATAGTGGAATGTGGGCGACTCATAAACAGCCGCCGGCAGCGCCAATACCTCACGCAAAAATTCACCCAGCTTCCAGGCAACCAGCTGTCCAGCGCCATCCGAAATCTGTGAAAAGATATCTGCCGAGGGAGTAGAAGGAATCAGTTTAGGGTCTAGGTTGTATTTAGTTACTCACATCTGAGCTTGTCCACCAGCTTGCCGGAGCACATGGTGGCCAGCGCCACCTTAATGGAAAACACGCGTATTTTGCCCGAGTTGTCGCTGCAATGGGAAGAGAATTAGCTGTCGGATCTAACAGTTACTTCAAGTACTCCCACCTGGTGtaggcagccagcagccagttgAGCAAGAGACCCGCCTTCGAGTCCACGGGCACCTGCTGTGCGGTGGGCAGACGCTTGTTCAGATTGTGATAGAGCGAGGAGACGAGCGTCTCCAGACGCGCCACGCTCACATCGCTCTGCGGCTCCAACGTGTTCAGGCCATTCTCACGGAACGCCTCGATCACATTCCAAATGTccaccaaatgcaaattggTCGACTTTTGTATGTAGCGCAACTTCGAGGCGGTCCGATACGAGGCAAAGCGTATCGAGTCGAAGGTCTGTAGGCGCAGATCCTGCAATATGGCCACGCGCGGCTCCAGCTCCATCATCATGAATCGCACAAAACGAGCTCAACTCTGCAAGGGatgattaaaaaaaagaaagagttATAAGCAACAACGATATTCAAACGGATGAGCTTGATCTTCTCTGCATCTCGCAGTTTGTTTGAAATATGTCTTTATCAATAACTTCGGAgcttattgtccgatctttatgacaTTTTCAGACCTTAAATATGGCATAATTAGGTATATATATGCCATGTTCCAAGGCTCTCCTACTCTATACGAGAAGCTGCCTACCCAGTTCTTCGAATTGTGTCTGAAAAAACCTGTTCCCAACTCgagatttctttaaattaagaaaatgatTTGAGAAATTCAAAGAGAATGTTATAAATGATTTCAGCATGTTCTGCATTTGCTTGTATTATTTCAGATCCCAACTctgtagttttttgttgtttccgaaattgaattaattccAATAAAGCTTTC
This window harbors:
- the Dyb gene encoding dystrobrevin beta isoform X2 — encoded protein: MMMELEPRVAILQDLRLQTFDSIRFASYRTASKLRYIQKSTNLHLVDIWNVIEAFRENGLNTLEPQSDVSVARLETLVSSLYHNLNKRLPTAQQVPVDSKAGLLLNWLLAAYTSDNSGKIRVFSIKVALATMCSGKLVDKLRYIFSQISDGAGQLVAWKLGEFLREVLALPAAVYESPTFHYKDGLEEEIFPAENKVTVNDFMATLMSEPGPSCLVWLPLLHRLATVETIVHPTICSVCHKENFTGFRYRCQRCHAYQLCQECFWHGKTSLNHQNDHEVKEYSSYKSPSKQIGHSLRKSFRCVPEKTTQVLPRFPDQPEKTLNLSHIVPPSPLPSHNGFSDPTLGHLHGPGPGSGSGPGPGHPGIFDRSSTLDSRATGRSLDTTMSRVAAASANDEEHRLIARYAARLAQENRAPSNMPNAESITPIGTDNSRAQRELIAQLESKNKEIMREIARLRRQQETEQMAPENPALINELRALRQRKGELEGHLGALQDSRRQLMEQLEGLMRMLKNQQTASPRSTPNSSPRSGKSPPMPGGTATTSAGVLGTTPMSALHAQQLQQLQQHPMLRSTQQQLLQQQQQQQAAQQSQSSPGLGHGPFSQSQLEQLNQISSDMRSAFAANGSATPPPILNANPNADAELNATADNITSAISTMVSDLNAEQFLPPARFIMPLGKSFTSTPFPSFVVATNSLPSPLSSSFFLIFWFFSTFSVIFLIDYFPNRRHKKNCCKC
- the Dyb gene encoding dystrobrevin beta isoform X1, whose protein sequence is MMMELEPRVAILQDLRLQTFDSIRFASYRTASKLRYIQKSTNLHLVDIWNVIEAFRENGLNTLEPQSDVSVARLETLVSSLYHNLNKRLPTAQQVPVDSKAGLLLNWLLAAYTSDNSGKIRVFSIKVALATMCSGKLVDKLRYIFSQISDGAGQLVAWKLGEFLREVLALPAAVYESPTFHYKDGLEEEIFPAENKVTVNDFMATLMSEPGPSCLVWLPLLHRLATVETIVHPTICSVCHKENFTGFRYRCQRCHAYQLCQECFWHGKTSLNHQNDHEVKEYSSYKSPSKQIGHSLRKSFRCVPEKTTQVLPRFPDQPEKTLNLSHIVPPSPLPSHNGFSDPTLGHLHGPGPGSGSGPGPGHPGIFDRSSTLDSRATGRSLDTTMSRVAAASANDEEHRLIARYAARLAQENRAPSNMPNAESITPIGTDNSRAQRELIAQLESKNKEIMREIARLRRQQETEQMAPENPALINELRALRQRKGELEGHLGALQDSRRQLMEQLEGLMRMLKNQQTASPRSTPNSSPRSGKSPPMPGGTATTSAGVLGTTPMSALHAQQLQQLQQHPMLRSTQQQLLQQQQQQQAAQQSQSSPGLGHGPFSQSQLEQLNQISSDMRSAFAANGSATPPPILNANPNADAELNATADNITSAISTMVSDLNAEQFLPPARFIMPLEYRHIEGRESVPAGCGDCDCLAYEEIFRTDEDLECEGAAAPEAATPLYTDPFDDEFDYNFGQSEEQSQLNRLLAYRHHPELFIDDDEAGFPALHEIGETIDELQLIMHAYIMKYSLNI
- the Dyb gene encoding dystrobrevin beta isoform X5, encoding MMMELEPRVAILQDLRLQTFDSIRFASYRTASKLRYIQKSTNLHLVDIWNVIEAFRENGLNTLEPQSDVSVARLETLVSSLYHNLNKRLPTAQQVPVDSKAGLLLNWLLAAYTSDNSGKIRVFSIKVALATMCSGKLVDKLRYIFSQISDGAGQLVAWKLGEFLREVLALPAAVYESPTFHYKDGLEEEIFPAENKVTVNDFMATLMSEPGPSCLVWLPLLHRLATVETIVHPTICSVCHKENFTGFRYRCQRCHAYQLCQECFWHGKTSLNHQNDHEVKEYSSYKSPSKQIGHSLRKSFRCVPEKTTQVLPRFPDQPEKTLNLSHIVPPSPLPSHNGFSDPTLGHLHGPGPGSGSGPGPGHPGIFDRSSTLDSRATGRSLDTTMSRVAAASANDEEHRLIARYAARLAQENRAPSNMPNAESITPIGTDNSRAQRELIAQLESKNKEIMREIARLRRQQETEQMAPENPALINELRALRQRKGELEGHLGALQDSRRQLMEQLEGLMRMLKNQQTASPRSTPNSSPRSGKSPPMPGGTATTSAGVLGTTPMSALHAQQLQQLQQHPMLRSTQQQLLQQQQQQQAAQQSQSSPGLGHGPFSQSQLEQLNQISSDMRSAFAANGSATPPPILNANPNADAELNATADNITSAISTMVSDLNAGKCE
- the Dyb gene encoding dystrobrevin beta isoform X7, whose protein sequence is MMMELEPRVAILQDLRLQTFDSIRFASYRTASKLRYIQKSTNLHLVDIWNVIEAFRENGLNTLEPQSDVSVARLETLVSSLYHNLNKRLPTAQQVPVDSKAGLLLNWLLAAYTSDNSGKIRVFSIKVALATMCSGKLVDKLRYIFSQISDGAGQLVAWKLGEFLREVLALPAAVYESPTFHYKDGLEEEIFPAENKVTVNDFMATLMSEPGPSCLVWLPLLHRLATVETIVHPTICSVCHKENFTGFRYRCQRCHAYQLCQECFWHGKTSLNHQNDHEVKEYSSYKSPSKQIGHSLRKSFRCVPEKTTQVLPRFPDQPEKTLNLSHIVPPSPLPSHNGFSDPTLGHLHGPGPGSGSGPGPGHPGIFDRSSTLDSRATGRSLDTTMSRVAAASANDEEHRLIARYAARLAQENRAPSNMPNAESITPIGTDNSRAQRELIAQLESKNKEIMREIARLRRQQETEQMAPENPALINELRALRQRKGELEGHLGALQDSRRQLMEQLEGLMRMLKNQQTASPRSTPNSSPRSGKSPPMPGGTATTSAGVLGTTPMSALHAQQLQQLQQHPMLRSTQQQLLQQQQQQQAAQQSQSSPGLGHGPFSQSQLEQLNQISSDMRSAFAANGSASKCE
- the Dyb gene encoding dystrobrevin beta isoform X4 is translated as MMMELEPRVAILQDLRLQTFDSIRFASYRTASKLRYIQKSTNLHLVDIWNVIEAFRENGLNTLEPQSDVSVARLETLVSSLYHNLNKRLPTAQQVPVDSKAGLLLNWLLAAYTSDNSGKIRVFSIKVALATMCSGKLVDKLRYIFSQISDGAGQLVAWKLGEFLREVLALPAAVYESPTFHYKDGLEEEIFPAENKVTVNDFMATLMSEPGPSCLVWLPLLHRLATVETIVHPTICSVCHKENFTGFRYRCQRCHAYQLCQECFWHGKTSLNHQNDHEVKEYSSYKSPSKQIGHSLRKSFRCVPEKTTQVLPRFPDQPEKTLNLSHIVPPSPLPSHNGFSDPTLGHLHGPGPGSGSGPGPGHPGIFDRSSTLDSRATGRSLDTTMSRVAAASANDEEHRLIARYAARLAQENRAPSNMPNAESITPIGTDNSRAQRELIAQLESKNKEIMREIARLRRQQETEQMAPENPALINELRALRQRKGELEGHLGALQDSRRQLMEQLEGLMRMLKNQQTASPRSTPNSSPRSGKSPPMPGGTATTSAGVLGTTPMSALHAQQLQQLQQHPMLRSTQQQLLQQQQQQQAAQQSQSSPGLGHGPFSQSQLEQLNQISSDMRSAFAANGSATPPPILNANPNADAELNATADNITSAISTMVSDLNAEQFLPPARFIMPLDYFPNRRHKKNCCKC
- the Dyb gene encoding dystrobrevin beta isoform X6, whose translation is MMMELEPRVAILQDLRLQTFDSIRFASYRTASKLRYIQKSTNLHLVDIWNVIEAFRENGLNTLEPQSDVSVARLETLVSSLYHNLNKRLPTAQQVPVDSKAGLLLNWLLAAYTSDNSGKIRVFSIKVALATMCSGKLVDKLRYIFSQISDGAGQLVAWKLGEFLREVLALPAAVYESPTFHYKDGLEEEIFPAENKVTVNDFMATLMSEPGPSCLVWLPLLHRLATVETIVHPTICSVCHKENFTGFRYRCQRCHAYQLCQECFWHGKTSLNHQNDHEVKEYSSYKSPSKQIGHSLRKSFRCVPEKTTQVLPRFPDQPEKTLNLSHIVPPSPLPSHNGFSDPTLGHLHGPGPGSGSGPGPGHPGIFDRSSTLDSRATGRSLDTTMSRVAAASANDEEHRLIARYAARLAQENRAPSNMPNAESITPIGTDNSRAQRELIAQLESKNKEIMREIARLRRQQETEQMAPENPALINELRALRQRKGELEGHLGALQDSRRQLMEQLEGLMRMLKNQQTASPRSTPNSSPRSGKSPPMPGGTATTSAGVLGTTPMSALHAQQLQQLQQHPMLRSTQQQLLQQQQQQQAAQQSQSSPGLGHGPFSQSQLEQLNQISSDMRSAFAANGSANFDETQSYNPEWNEKANANSQWQEQFAQWSLNSQNN
- the Dyb gene encoding dystrobrevin beta isoform X3: MMMELEPRVAILQDLRLQTFDSIRFASYRTASKLRYIQKSTNLHLVDIWNVIEAFRENGLNTLEPQSDVSVARLETLVSSLYHNLNKRLPTAQQVPVDSKAGLLLNWLLAAYTSDNSGKIRVFSIKVALATMCSGKLVDKLRYIFSQISDGAGQLVAWKLGEFLREVLALPAAVYESPTFHYKDGLEEEIFPAENKVTVNDFMATLMSEPGPSCLVWLPLLHRLATVETIVHPTICSVCHKENFTGFRYRCQRCHAYQLCQECFWHGKTSLNHQNDHEVKEYSSYKSPSKQIGHSLRKSFRCVPEKTTQVLPRFPDQPEKTLNLSHIVPPSPLPSHNGFSDPTLGHLHGPGPGSGSGPGPGHPGIFDRSSTLDSRATGRSLDTTMSRVAAASANDEEHRLIARYAARLAQENRAPSNMPNAESITPIGTDNSRAQRELIAQLESKNKEIMREIARLRRQQETEQMAPENPALINELRALRQRKGELEGHLGALQDSRRQLMEQLEGLMRMLKNQQTASPRSTPNSSPRSGKSPPMPGGTATTSAGVLGTTPMSALHAQQLQQLQQHPMLRSTQQQLLQQQQQQQAAQQSQSSPGLGHGPFSQSQLEQLNQISSDMRSAFAANGSATPPPILNANPNADAELNATADNITSAISTMVSDLNADFDETQSYNPEWNEKANANSQWQEQFAQWSLNSQNN